One window from the genome of Mycolicibacterium gadium encodes:
- a CDS encoding cupin domain-containing protein: protein MSKTTSEAWKTALTVVQDVRPPFIPENAAAMTVVVEYPPGDPGAPPHRHPSGPAFGYMLEGEMLFELEGEPPRVIRAGEAFWEPGGDVIHYQDGNNRTDTPSRFVVTMMCVPGQPMLELVDDAELERRKARRVPKP from the coding sequence ATGTCGAAAACTACGAGCGAGGCCTGGAAGACGGCCTTAACGGTCGTGCAGGATGTGCGGCCGCCGTTCATCCCGGAGAACGCGGCAGCGATGACAGTTGTCGTCGAATACCCGCCGGGCGACCCGGGCGCACCTCCGCACAGGCACCCGAGCGGGCCCGCATTCGGCTACATGCTCGAGGGCGAGATGCTCTTCGAGCTCGAAGGCGAACCGCCGCGGGTGATTCGCGCCGGAGAGGCCTTCTGGGAACCAGGCGGCGACGTAATCCACTACCAAGACGGCAACAATCGCACCGATACTCCCAGTCGCTTCGTCGTGACAATGATGTGCGTGCCCGGACAGCCGATGCTTGAACTCGTCGACGACGCAGAGTTGGAGCGGCGCAAGGCGCGGCGCGTACCGAAACCGTGA
- a CDS encoding BlaI/MecI/CopY family transcriptional regulator, with protein sequence MTARESAGRAARRKPPRQRRPLPGLGELEAAIMEVVWAAHDAVRVRDVLDSLEPDRQPAYTTVMTVMDNLHRKGWLSRELDGRAYSYRATRDRLQAATDALRELLADSGDPAEALLHFARSATHAESQAMTRGLRERDRRR encoded by the coding sequence ATGACAGCCCGCGAATCGGCCGGCCGGGCTGCGCGCCGCAAGCCGCCGCGCCAGCGCCGGCCGTTGCCCGGGCTGGGCGAGTTGGAGGCTGCGATTATGGAGGTGGTCTGGGCCGCTCATGACGCGGTGCGGGTCCGTGATGTGCTGGACAGCCTCGAACCCGACCGCCAGCCCGCCTATACGACGGTGATGACCGTGATGGACAACCTGCACCGCAAGGGATGGTTGAGCCGCGAGCTCGACGGCCGCGCCTATAGCTATCGCGCCACCCGCGACCGCCTTCAGGCGGCCACCGATGCGCTGCGCGAGTTGCTCGCTGACAGCGGCGACCCGGCCGAAGCGCTGCTGCACTTCGCGAGAAGCGCGACCCACGCCGAATCGCAGGCGATGACTCGCGGCCTAAGAGAACGGGACCGTCGGCGGTGA
- the ripA gene encoding NlpC/P60 family peptidoglycan endopeptidase RipA, whose amino-acid sequence MRLGRHPVTRLTAAVAISATVLTFGGGTAHASHDGTVHSGGSEVSTLVAALAETQQRVTDIGAEIQGLQEGVNKALVEVTNARDAAASARRDVESSEQALTDANAAITAAQRRFDDFAAATYVNGPSQALLFASSPEDIISTVSADQALTLSARNALTDLQRARTAQTNRASAARAAQQRADEAAADAERSQQAAVSALTQAQQQFGAQQAEVDQLVAERRAAQARLDAARPAPPPTATPAIAASPTPDRWDSPGPAGTPAPTNTSQWDTTLPMVPSANVAGDPVAIVNAVLQISATSAQLTADMGRKFLTQLGILPQASAPADPGITNGRIPRVYGRQASELVIRRAMSQLGVPYSWGGGNANGPSRGIDQGANTVGFDCSGLYLYAFAGVGIKLDHYSGSQYNAGRKIPSSQMRRGDLIFYGPNASQHEAMYLGDGQMLEAPYTGSVVKISPVRTSGMTPYVTRLIEY is encoded by the coding sequence ATGAGGCTTGGACGCCACCCCGTCACGCGCCTCACGGCTGCGGTCGCCATCAGCGCAACGGTGCTTACCTTCGGTGGGGGCACGGCACACGCCTCCCACGACGGAACCGTCCACTCCGGAGGCTCCGAGGTCTCCACCTTGGTCGCCGCCCTCGCTGAGACCCAACAGCGTGTCACCGATATCGGCGCTGAGATACAGGGCCTGCAGGAAGGTGTGAACAAAGCGTTGGTGGAAGTGACGAATGCCCGTGACGCCGCGGCGTCCGCGCGCCGCGACGTAGAATCCAGCGAGCAAGCGCTGACCGACGCTAACGCGGCGATCACCGCCGCACAGCGGCGCTTCGATGACTTCGCCGCTGCGACTTACGTTAACGGCCCATCGCAGGCGCTGCTGTTCGCGTCCAGCCCCGAAGACATCATTTCTACTGTCAGTGCCGACCAGGCCTTGACGCTCAGCGCCCGCAACGCCCTGACTGATCTGCAGCGCGCCCGCACCGCGCAGACGAATCGCGCCTCGGCGGCGCGGGCTGCCCAGCAGCGCGCCGATGAGGCGGCCGCCGACGCTGAGCGAAGCCAACAGGCCGCGGTGAGCGCGCTGACCCAGGCGCAGCAGCAGTTCGGTGCCCAGCAGGCCGAAGTCGATCAGCTGGTCGCCGAGCGTCGCGCCGCCCAGGCGCGCCTCGACGCCGCCCGTCCTGCGCCCCCACCAACCGCCACGCCGGCGATCGCCGCCTCGCCGACCCCGGACCGGTGGGATTCCCCGGGCCCGGCGGGGACGCCGGCACCGACCAACACCAGTCAGTGGGACACCACCCTGCCGATGGTCCCCAGCGCCAACGTGGCCGGCGATCCCGTCGCCATCGTCAACGCGGTGCTGCAGATCTCGGCAACCTCAGCGCAGCTGACCGCCGACATGGGCCGAAAGTTCCTCACCCAACTGGGGATCCTGCCCCAAGCGTCTGCACCCGCCGATCCCGGTATCACCAACGGGCGCATCCCGCGGGTGTACGGCCGCCAGGCATCCGAGTTAGTGATCCGCCGCGCCATGTCACAACTGGGCGTGCCCTACTCATGGGGCGGCGGCAACGCCAACGGCCCCTCGCGCGGAATCGATCAGGGCGCCAACACCGTCGGATTCGACTGTTCTGGCCTATATCTGTATGCCTTTGCCGGGGTCGGCATCAAGCTGGACCACTACTCCGGCTCACAGTACAACGCCGGACGCAAAATTCCGTCGTCACAAATGCGCCGCGGCGATCTGATCTTCTACGGCCCCAACGCAAGCCAGCACGAAGCAATGTACCTGGGCGACGGGCAGATGCTCGAAGCGCCCTACACCGGGTCGGTGGTCAAGATCTCGCCGGTGCGCACCAGCGGCATGACGCCCTACGTCACCCGGCTCATCGAGTACTGA
- a CDS encoding TlpA family protein disulfide reductase — protein MAVLVAAAAATIAGVLVSHDPPAGRGLPSHDVAADALPAGTEAGASAVPCPLPAPGSAPVPTLAGAKARCLGSSQPVDVGAAVAGAPTVLNLWASWCAPCREEMPVLDAYAATPGAVRVVGVNVRDRPSSAASLVRALQIGYPSFTDADEVAGALVAPPLLPLSYVVGTDGSVRRLQDVLVFRDVAQVTESVAAALRERQE, from the coding sequence TTGGCCGTACTTGTCGCCGCTGCGGCCGCCACGATCGCAGGTGTGCTCGTGAGCCACGACCCACCGGCGGGGCGGGGGCTGCCATCTCACGATGTCGCGGCCGACGCACTGCCGGCAGGCACCGAGGCCGGGGCCAGCGCGGTTCCTTGTCCGCTGCCGGCGCCCGGTAGCGCGCCGGTGCCGACATTGGCCGGCGCGAAGGCCCGCTGCCTCGGGTCCTCGCAGCCGGTGGATGTCGGTGCCGCGGTGGCCGGTGCGCCGACAGTGCTGAATTTGTGGGCCTCGTGGTGCGCGCCGTGCCGCGAGGAGATGCCGGTGCTCGACGCCTATGCGGCGACGCCCGGGGCGGTGCGGGTTGTGGGTGTCAATGTGCGCGACCGCCCGTCCTCGGCGGCGTCGCTGGTCCGCGCGTTACAAATCGGCTATCCCTCATTCACCGACGCTGATGAGGTGGCCGGCGCGTTGGTGGCGCCGCCGCTGCTGCCGCTGAGTTACGTTGTCGGTACCGACGGTTCAGTGCGCCGCCTGCAGGATGTGCTGGTGTTTCGCGATGTCGCTCAGGTCACCGAATCGGTGGCCGCTGCGCTGCGGGAAAGGCAGGAATGA